In the Gossypium arboreum isolate Shixiya-1 chromosome 10, ASM2569848v2, whole genome shotgun sequence genome, one interval contains:
- the LOC108488342 gene encoding trihelix transcription factor ENAP1-like has protein sequence MDDIEDDARYPPNPYGVSHQQGYGSSNRQKLPLRNIPSSRPIRNQYVDDDEDGEDEVEDLGEEEETLNRSNGVRYVGKGMDDEDEDEDEDEDEDEDDDDDEEEEEEDDLLDDDEEEDDYNEGGDDRKNVVANLGRHPKKRKLKSLVSSYEFAPRVPTPAVAAPSVLKSSYGGRNSLTDWTEHETLVLLDAWGDYFLQCGRKSLRTEEWQEVAEKVSEISKIERTETQCRNRLDTLKKKYKKEKAMLTETGGTTSKWVYFKKMDMLMSTPPQQGRLSCGFDSGEYVFMNPRVYLNRANGLDEMRDSPANSEFADSEEDVSDGLPPKKRRFGRQSGEDSSVKLLADSIQKFSDIYEKIENSKRQQMLELEKMRMDFHRELEMQKRQIMERAQAEIAELQHGENEANDASGENASG, from the coding sequence ATGGATGACATTGAGGATGATGCTAGATATCCTCCAAATCCTTATGGTGTTAGCCACCAGCAGGGGTATGGTTCTTCAAATCGCCAAAAGCTTCCTCTAAGAAATATTCCGAGTTCTAGACCAATTAGGAATCAATATGTTGACGATGATGAAGATGGGGAGGACGAAGTGGAGGATTTGGGAGAAGAAGAGGAAACTCTTAACCGAAGTAATGGTGTCCGGTATGTAGGAAAAGGCATGGAcgatgaagatgaagatgaagatgaagatgaagatgaagatgaagatgatgatgatgacgaggaggaggaggaggaggatgaCTTGCTTGATGATGATGAGGAGGAGGATGATTATAATGAAGGTGGTGATGATCGAAAGAATGTTGTTGCAAACTTGGGGAGGCACCCAAAAAAGAGGAAATTGAAGAGTTTAGTGTCAAGTTATGAATTTGCTCCTCGAGTACCAACACCAGCAGTTGCAGCTCCATCTGTGCTAAAGTCCTCATACGGTGGGAGGAATTCTCTTACGGATTGGACTGAGCATGAGACATTGGTTTTGCTAGATGCCTGGGGTGACTACTTTTTGCAATGTGGGAGGAAGAGTCTCCGAACCGAGGAATGGCAAGAAGTTGCAGAGAAGGTTTCAGAGATTTCAAAGATTGAAAGGACTGAGACACAATGTCGGAATCGGTTGGATACATTGAAGAAGAAATATAAAAAGGAAAAGGCTATGCTGACAGAGACTGGTGGTACCACTAGCAAATGGGTTTATTTCAAGAAGATGGATATGTTGATGTCAACTCCTCCACAGCAGGGTCGTCTCTCTTGCGGATTTGACTCGGGTGAATACGTATTCATGAACCCTCGAGTTTATTTGAACCGAGCAAATGGTTTGGATGAAATGAGGGATAGTCCAGCCAATTCTGAATTCGCTGACAGTGAGGAGGATGTCTCAGATGGACTGCCACCTAAAAAGAGAAGATTTGGGAGGCAATCTGGCGAGGATTCTTCAGTCAAATTGCTTGCAGATTCTATCCAGAAATTCAGCGACATATATGAAAAAATCGAGAATAGTAAAAGGCAGCAGATGTTGGAATTGGAGAAGATGAGAATGGATTTTCACAGGGAGTTGGAAATGCAGAAGAGGCAGATCATGGAAAGAGCGCAGGCTGAAATTGCGGAACTACAGCATGGTGAGAATGAGGCAAATGATGCCTCCGGTGAGAATGCTAGTGGGTAA